From a region of the Alnus glutinosa chromosome 1, dhAlnGlut1.1, whole genome shotgun sequence genome:
- the LOC133867108 gene encoding serine/arginine-rich splicing factor RSZ21, giving the protein MSRIYVGNLDPRVTERELEDEFRMFGVLRSVWVARRPPGYAFVEFDDRRDALDAVQSLDGKNGWRVELSHNSKGGGGRGGGGGGRGRGGGEDLKCYECGEPGHFARECRLRVGSRGLGSGRRRSPSPLRRRSSPSYGYGRSPRGRRSPRRHSITPPRRVRSYSRSPPYRRARHDSPYANGD; this is encoded by the exons ATGTCTCGGATTTACGTTGGGAATTTGGATCCCCGAGTGACTGAGAGGGAACTTGAAGATGAATTTCGAATGTTCGGCGTACTTCGGAG TGTCTGGGTTGCTCGAAGACCACCAGGATATGCATTTGTTGAGTTTGATGATCGCAGGGATGCTCTTGATGCAGTTCAATCATTGGATG GGAAAAATGGTTGGCGCGTGGAGCTTTCTCATAATTCGAAGGGCGGTGGAGGccgtggtggtggtggtggtggacgTGGGCGCGGTGGGGGTGAGGACTTGAAATGTTATGAATGTGGTGAACCTGGTCATTTTGCTCGAGAATGTCGCTTGCGCGTAGGCTCACGTGGCTTGGGAAGTGGACGGCGTCGGAGCCCTAGCCCTCTTCGACGCCGGAGTAGTCCAAGCTATGGCTATGGGCGCAG TCCCCGTGGGCGAAGATCGCCGCGACGCCACAGCATAACGCCTCCTCGACGTGTTCGCAGCTATAGCAGGTCCCCTCCATATCGCCGTGCTCGCCATGATTCACCATATGCTAATGG TGATTAA
- the LOC133867098 gene encoding uncharacterized protein LOC133867098, with product MKGYDEMEDNRVMRNQKAGVFDIIKQASTIFSKNFIIFIFLTFLPLFFFMAYYEISLQRTLVDASNILKLRSGPYSYSDRSILPAIPVKSTKDFHHELVRLGLLYLVPRHLLELCAIIATVDLASKIHVEERVTTTLKEMMHRPIYGARMRGTFITSLYVLSFSTCALSGLIFLVTSYFAFWRRSMFLGFFLVFYGPIFVAMLAKYLEWSGVWNMSIVISVLEGTYGTEALLHSAYFSRGSERRGQLLMLVFFVWGQGLRMSSLYFGWYEGGSWGIAAQVGLWCLGNVLKWVVFMLYFYDCKTRTLEKKVDVELGRVTKAVDVRKDTETE from the coding sequence ATGAAAGGGTACGACGAGATGGAGGACAATCGTGTCATGCGGAACCAGAAGGCGGGGGTCTTTGATATCATTAAACAAGCTTCAAcaatcttttccaaaaatttcatcaTCTTCATCTTTCTGACTTTCctccccctcttcttcttcatggcTTACTATGAAATTTCCCTTCAAAGAACTCTGGTCGACGCCTCAAATATTCTAAAGCTTCGTTCTGGTCCTTACTCTTACTCTGATCGGTCGATACTTCCTGCTATACCCGTGAAATCAACAAAAGATTTTCATCATGAATTGGTTCGACTGGGTTTGCTTTATCTGGTGCCCCGTCATCTCCTTGAGCTTTGTGCCATAATTGCGACCGTTGATTTGGCATCAAAGATACATGTAGAAGAGAGAGTAACGACGACTCTCAAGGAGATGATGCATAGACCCATTTACGGAGCAAGGATGAGAGGCACTTTTATCACATCCTTGTACGTTCTCTCCTTTTCAACTTGTGCCCTTTCCGGATTGATATTCTTAGTAACAAGCTACTTTGCTTTTTGGAGACGATCAATGTTCTTAGGGTTTTTTCTAGTGTTTTATGGGCCGATTTTTGTGGCAATGCTGGCGAAATACTTGGAGTGGAGTGGTGTGTGGAACATGAGCATTGTCATTTCAGTGTTGGAGGGGACCTACGGGACTGAAGCCTTGTTGCATTCTGCTTATTTTAGCAGAGGTAGTGAGCGGCGTGGGCAGCTTTTGAtgcttgttttctttgtttggggACAGGGTTTAAGAATGTCGTCCCTCTACTTTGGATGGTATGAAGGAGGGAGCTGGGGAATTGCTGCACAAGTTGGGTTGTGGTGCTTGGGGAATGTGCTCAAATGGGTGGTCTTCATGCTATATTTCTACGATTGCAAGACGCGGACTTTAGAGAAGAAAGTTGATGTGGAACTTGGAAGAGTTACCAAAGCTGTTGATGTCCGCAAAGACACAGAGACAGAGTAG
- the LOC133867118 gene encoding spermidine synthase 1 — translation MAEEGVAGSTDLHVKRPREEAEDNGVSPSTVSMELEGNKEQPDCISTVIPGWFSEISPMWPGEAHSLKVEKILFQGKSEYQSVMVFQSSTYGKVLILDGVIQLTERDECAYQEMITHLPLCSIPTPKKVLVIGGGDGGVLREVSRHSSVEQIDICEIDKMVVDVSKEFFPDIAVGYDDPRVNLHIGDGVAFLKAVPEGIYDAVIVDSSDPVGPAQELFEKPFFQSVARALRPGGVVCTQAESIWLHMDIIEGIVANCRQIFKGSVNYAWTTVPTYPSGVIGFMLCSTEGPPVDFKHPVNPIDGNESNNKSKGPLRPLKFYNSEIHTAAFCLPSFAKKVIESKAK, via the exons ATGGCCGAAGAGGGTGTTGCCGGGTCCACCGATTTGCATGTGAAGAGGCCGAGAGAGGAAGCGGAAGATAATGGGGTCTCGCCGTCCACTGTGTCCATGGAGCTGGAGGGGAATAAAGAGCAGCCTGATTGTATATCCACTGTGATTCCAGGGTGGTTCTCTGAGATTAGCCCAATGTGGCCTG GAGAGGCACACTCCTTGAAGGTTGAGAAGATCTTATTTCAAGGGAAGTCCGAATATCAGAGTGTCATGGTCTTTCAG TCATCCACGTATGGAAAAGTTCTTATTTTGGATGGGGTGATTCAGCTTACCGAACGTGATGAATGCGCATATCAAGAAATGATCACCCACCTTCCACTTTGCTCAATTCCAACCCCAAAGAAG GTTTTGGTTATTGGAGGAGGAGATGGTGGAGTTTTGCGAGAAGTGTCTCGCCATTCTTCTGTTGAGCAGATTGATATTTGTGAAATTGATAAGATGGTAGTCGAT GTTTCCAAAGAGTTTTTCCCTGACATAGCAGTTGGCTACGATGATCCTCGGGTGAATCTTCATATTGGAGATG GAGTTGCATTTTTGAAGGCTGTTCCTGAAGGAATCTATGATGCGGTTATAGTGGATTCTTCTGACCCAGTAG GTCCTGCCCAAGAGCTTTTTGAGAAGCCCTTTTTTCAATCAGTGGCAAGGGCTCTTCGTCCAGGGGGAGTTGTGTGTACTCAAGCAGAAAGTATATGGCTTCACATGGACATCATTGAGGGTATTGTGGCAAACTGTCGCCAGATATTTAAAGGCTCTGTCAACTATGCATGGACCACAGTGCCAACATACCCAAG TGGGGTGATTGGTTTTATGCTGTGCTCTACCGAGGGACCACCTGTTGATTTCAAGCATCCAGTGAATCCAATAGATGGAAATGAAAGTAATAACAAATCCAAAGGACCGTTGAGACCCTTGAAATTTTACAACTCAGAG ATCCATACAGCAGCTTTCTGTTTGCCATCTTTTGCAAAGAAGGTGATTGAGTCGAAGGCAAAATGA
- the LOC133867124 gene encoding cyclin-D1-1 translates to MSDSCSDRFSDLLCGEGSEILSGESPECSSDLDSGPCIDESIAEFIEDERHFVPGVDYLARFRSQSLDASAREESVAWILKVQACHRFQPLTAYLSVNYLDRFLYSRRLPQTNGWPMQLLSVACLSLAAKMEEPLVPSLLGLQVEGAKYIFEPRTIRRMELLVLSVLDWRLRSITPFSFIAYFACKIDSAGTYAGFLVSRATEIILSNMQEASFLEYWPSCIAAAAILCAASEIPNLSRANPEHAESWCDGLHKEKIIGCYRLMQEFVIDNTRRKPPKTLPQLRVTIRARMRSSDSSSSSSSSPNKRRKLNNCLWVDDDKGNSG, encoded by the exons ATGTCGGACTCGTGCTCAGACCGCTTCTCGGACCTACTCTGCGGGGAGGGCTCCGAAATCCTGTCGGGAGAGTCGCCGGAGTGCTCATCAGACCTCGATTCCGGACCGTGCATCGATGAATCGATTGCAGAGTTCATCGAGGACGAGAGGCACTTTGTGCCTGGCGTCGATTACCTCGCTCGGTTTCGCTCTCAGTCCCTCGACGCCTCCGCCAGAGAAGAATCGGTTGCATGGATTCTAAAG GTTCAGGCTTGTCATCGTTTTCAGCCATTGACGGCGTATCTCTCCGTCAACTACTTGGATCGGTTCCTGTATTCTCGCCGCTTGCCG CAAACAAATGGGTGGCCAATGCAACTATTATCTGTTGCTTGCTTATCGTTAGCTGCTAAGATGGAGGAACCTCTTGTTCCTTCTCTATTGGGTCTTCAG GTGGAAGGGgccaaatatatttttgaacCAAGAACAATTCGTAGGATGGAGCTCCTTGTGCTTAGTGTTCTGGATTGGAGGCTACGATCGATTACGCCGTTCAGCTTCATCGCTTACTTTGCATGCAAGATTGATTCGGCCGGAACCTATGCTGGGTTTTTAGTTTCACGGGCGACGGAAATTATTCTGTCAAATATGCAAG AGGCTAGCTTTCTCGAATACTGGCCATCATGCATTGCTGCTGCAGCCATACTTTGTGCGGCTAGTGAAATTCCAAATTTGTCTCGTGCCAATCCTGAACATGCCGAATCATGGTGTGATGGACTACACAAA gagaaaatcaTCGGCTGCTACCGTTTAATGCAAGAATTTGTGATTGACAATACCCGGAGGAAGCCCCCAAAAACGTTGCCACAGCTTCGAGTTACAATTCGAGCCAGAATGAGGTCTAGTGACTCATCGTCATCGTCCTCATCGTCGCCCAATAAAAGGAGGAAATTAAACAACTGCCTATGGGTAGATGATGACAAAGGAAACTCCGGGTGA